A region of Reichenbachiella carrageenanivorans DNA encodes the following proteins:
- a CDS encoding DUF4838 domain-containing protein — translation MKISIITSLIVSCWLISCNSEDMNPHMLVENGEAKAVIILPENTNTLQEEAIVDFVSTVKRATGVLIDTLSSERAQKRDGVTKIIFGPSALTEKLGIDTKGLQEEEFWIVPHGQYLIILAKDIIHETAPDNIWRSKEAENSRVTQWALGYLLDRYLGVRWLWPGELGTYVPQQNTVSLPDSIVQFQQPLVRRCFNVIEENKPNLTWLGYHQFAGERKDYHFQHSFRRGGDNGDWYEKYHQTHPEYLAKSPDGIVPPPPKRGFYHLCLSNPDVVSLIVEGWEKSGMPDYWDITPNDGNRFCTCDSCRALDETYGANSYTKEEIWKKPSHVSLTDRYVWFWNQIITAMRKKNPEVKVGVFLYSAYRNPPKKLKVKEGIVGEIVHGFDFSFWQEWQAVGVKEIGLRPNWLYMGASAPHLPLRKIGSYIEQARDNGMTLIDMDCFHEYWATQGPIYYLITRLIARPDLNTSAVLDEYCEAFGSASEQIRAYLDYWETYSEKVAFNIPAGGSLSQDDNGLYAQVSRQAFGQVMHPLKGHWKILPYIYNQEVLEPAYAILKGAQNKAANKEELARVNFLIHGLKMVEIDSEYMLSSTSKEKKERMSQLEQFGADMHEKYGYWQSKDAFFIKYWGLYDKAMDASEM, via the coding sequence ATGAAAATAAGCATAATCACATCTTTGATTGTTTCATGTTGGTTGATCAGCTGCAACAGTGAGGACATGAATCCTCACATGCTTGTCGAAAATGGAGAAGCTAAAGCTGTCATCATCTTGCCTGAAAATACGAATACTTTGCAGGAGGAAGCCATTGTAGATTTTGTATCTACTGTAAAACGTGCTACTGGCGTTTTGATCGATACTTTATCTAGTGAACGAGCACAAAAGAGAGATGGGGTTACGAAAATCATTTTCGGACCGAGTGCTTTGACTGAAAAACTAGGAATTGATACCAAGGGTCTTCAGGAGGAAGAGTTTTGGATTGTTCCTCATGGTCAATATTTGATCATTTTGGCAAAAGATATTATACACGAAACAGCACCAGATAACATATGGAGAAGTAAAGAAGCAGAAAATTCAAGGGTTACACAATGGGCATTGGGTTATCTATTAGATAGATACCTAGGCGTACGATGGTTATGGCCAGGCGAGTTGGGTACCTATGTGCCACAGCAGAATACAGTAAGTCTTCCTGATTCAATTGTGCAGTTTCAACAGCCTCTTGTTCGGCGGTGTTTTAATGTCATAGAAGAAAATAAGCCAAACCTAACTTGGCTGGGGTATCATCAGTTTGCTGGCGAGCGAAAAGACTATCACTTTCAGCATTCCTTTCGTAGAGGTGGAGACAATGGCGATTGGTATGAAAAGTACCATCAGACCCACCCAGAGTATCTGGCCAAAAGCCCTGATGGGATCGTGCCCCCACCCCCCAAGCGAGGGTTCTATCACCTCTGTCTTTCTAATCCTGACGTGGTATCCTTGATTGTAGAAGGTTGGGAAAAGTCAGGTATGCCCGACTATTGGGACATCACACCTAATGACGGCAACCGGTTTTGTACCTGTGATAGTTGTCGTGCATTGGATGAAACGTATGGTGCAAATTCCTATACCAAAGAAGAGATTTGGAAAAAGCCAAGTCATGTTTCATTGACAGACCGTTATGTGTGGTTTTGGAATCAAATAATCACTGCTATGCGCAAAAAAAATCCCGAAGTTAAAGTAGGCGTGTTCTTATATTCTGCGTATCGAAACCCTCCCAAGAAATTAAAAGTCAAGGAGGGCATCGTCGGAGAGATTGTCCATGGTTTTGATTTTTCATTTTGGCAAGAGTGGCAGGCAGTAGGAGTAAAGGAAATTGGCCTCCGGCCGAATTGGTTATATATGGGTGCTAGTGCCCCTCATTTGCCATTGAGAAAAATCGGGTCATATATCGAACAAGCCAGAGACAACGGGATGACTTTGATTGATATGGACTGTTTTCATGAGTATTGGGCTACACAGGGGCCTATTTATTATCTCATTACCCGATTAATAGCTCGGCCAGATTTAAATACTTCAGCAGTACTAGATGAATATTGTGAGGCGTTTGGCAGTGCCAGTGAGCAGATCAGAGCTTATCTCGATTACTGGGAGACCTATAGCGAAAAAGTAGCCTTTAATATTCCAGCTGGAGGTAGCCTTTCTCAGGACGACAATGGATTATATGCCCAAGTGAGCCGTCAAGCGTTTGGACAAGTCATGCATCCTCTAAAAGGGCATTGGAAAATATTACCCTACATATATAACCAAGAAGTTTTGGAGCCTGCGTATGCAATCCTAAAGGGAGCTCAAAATAAGGCGGCCAACAAAGAGGAGTTGGCAAGAGTGAATTTTTTGATCCACGGGTTGAAAATGGTTGAGATAGACAGTGAATACATGCTTTCGTCCACAAGCAAAGAGAAGAAAGAACGCATGTCTCAGTTAGAGCAATTTGGGGCTGATATGCATGAAAAATATGGATACTGGCAAAGCAAAGATGCTTTCTTCATCAAATATTGGGGTCTTTATGATAAAGCGATGGACGCCTCTGAAATGTAA
- a CDS encoding alkaline phosphatase D family protein, whose product MKRKNSSMGIAQRLFVLAVLVTVQWSPVWGGHWDFDHTNDRVWIGEEFLSTPLEDWRVSNQRVECVGNNRDMRVNVLTHLAGASGDLEVKVKMGLLNVNASRGKSGLRIALQDHTDNDIKSLCYYGKGIDVGVDRSGVLFVGEQSTRLDTQFDWSNFEIIVKATANDGLYTLNVSAKDVKERSASIVLEGIPSIKGMIALVNSFDSKPDQEGAKYWFDDLSVAGTSIQEQPENAFGPILFNMYTLSREVMKMSVQMPPIGAQDAQEVTLELKQGDTFQQIATAKILKDSRLAIFRIENWDSTSDHMYRLVYNGRIPNGTPKKYYYEGRIAHDPIDKPLVIGGLTCQHWAGYPYRPLTENLASVDPDLLFFSGDQVYEPNGGYMIEREDPTKAIVNYLGKWNMFGWAFGSLMKDRPTICIPDDHEVYQGNLWGENGKLIGLNNWKTGADQLGGFVQPVPMLDVVMKTNSAHLPDPYDPTPMQNNIPVYYSDLVYGEVSFAIIGDRVFKSGPDQVAWWEGRKDHIAFDLDDPSKLENDDLVLLGERQEEFLRMWSQDWQGAKMKSILTQTAFANVATHHGPNSQYLHGDMDSGGWPKGKRDVAVDLMRKTGSFHICGDQHLTALVQYGIDQQRDAVWSFITPAVSTGYERRFLPDRVDKPIVNRPSPEWPNTGEYQDIFGNYLYVAAVGNPIDNTKSKDRYQVAANRASGFGVITFDNQNRTIRTDAIPFLASRDHTGDLKQFAGWPKIVKQEESFGIGALYSLPILDVKGAKDAVVLITNEQGELMMSYRIKGQTFQPKVRNAGMYKVKIGDPDVDEWVTKKIKTLNGNKSSSVKFKL is encoded by the coding sequence ATGAAAAGAAAAAATAGCAGTATGGGTATAGCACAAAGATTATTTGTTTTGGCTGTTTTGGTTACGGTTCAGTGGTCGCCCGTTTGGGGAGGCCACTGGGACTTTGATCATACTAATGATCGTGTATGGATTGGAGAAGAGTTTTTATCCACTCCGCTAGAAGATTGGAGAGTGAGTAATCAGCGGGTTGAATGCGTAGGGAATAATAGGGATATGCGTGTCAATGTACTGACACATTTGGCTGGAGCATCAGGTGATCTAGAAGTAAAAGTGAAAATGGGCTTACTCAATGTTAATGCTTCCAGAGGCAAATCAGGTCTACGTATAGCCTTACAAGATCATACGGATAACGACATTAAATCACTTTGCTATTATGGTAAAGGCATTGATGTCGGTGTTGATCGCAGTGGGGTGTTATTTGTCGGTGAGCAGTCTACGAGATTGGATACTCAATTCGATTGGTCAAATTTCGAAATCATAGTTAAGGCGACCGCTAATGATGGCCTTTATACCCTTAATGTTTCTGCCAAAGATGTAAAAGAGCGGTCGGCCAGTATTGTCTTAGAAGGAATACCTTCGATTAAAGGAATGATTGCTTTAGTTAATAGTTTTGATAGCAAGCCTGATCAAGAAGGAGCAAAATACTGGTTTGATGACTTGTCTGTAGCTGGGACAAGTATACAGGAGCAACCAGAAAATGCCTTTGGTCCGATTTTGTTCAACATGTATACACTGAGCCGAGAGGTCATGAAAATGTCCGTACAGATGCCTCCAATTGGTGCTCAAGATGCTCAAGAAGTAACTTTAGAGCTGAAACAAGGAGATACTTTTCAGCAAATAGCTACAGCGAAAATATTAAAAGATTCAAGATTAGCTATTTTCAGAATAGAAAATTGGGACAGCACATCCGATCATATGTATCGTTTGGTTTATAACGGGCGCATACCCAACGGTACTCCAAAGAAGTATTACTACGAAGGGCGTATTGCCCATGATCCCATTGATAAACCATTGGTGATTGGCGGGTTGACTTGCCAGCATTGGGCGGGTTATCCATACAGACCATTGACTGAAAATCTGGCTTCAGTAGATCCCGACCTTTTATTTTTTTCAGGAGATCAAGTATATGAGCCAAATGGAGGCTATATGATTGAGCGTGAAGACCCTACCAAAGCCATTGTCAATTATTTGGGGAAATGGAATATGTTCGGTTGGGCATTTGGGTCATTGATGAAAGACCGTCCTACGATTTGCATACCAGATGATCATGAGGTTTATCAAGGCAATCTTTGGGGTGAAAATGGCAAATTGATTGGGTTAAATAATTGGAAGACAGGAGCAGATCAGCTTGGTGGGTTTGTACAGCCAGTGCCCATGCTTGATGTAGTCATGAAGACCAATTCGGCACATTTACCAGATCCATATGATCCTACACCAATGCAGAATAACATCCCTGTTTACTACTCGGATTTGGTATATGGCGAAGTGAGTTTTGCTATTATAGGCGACAGGGTATTTAAAAGTGGACCAGACCAGGTAGCATGGTGGGAGGGTCGTAAAGACCATATTGCTTTTGATCTGGATGATCCAAGTAAGTTGGAAAACGATGACTTGGTACTTTTAGGTGAGAGACAAGAAGAATTTTTACGCATGTGGTCTCAAGATTGGCAAGGGGCAAAGATGAAGTCCATTTTAACACAAACGGCATTTGCTAATGTGGCGACACATCATGGGCCAAATAGCCAATATTTGCATGGAGACATGGATTCGGGTGGCTGGCCCAAAGGCAAACGCGATGTAGCTGTAGACTTGATGCGCAAGACAGGTTCGTTTCATATCTGTGGCGATCAGCATTTGACAGCTTTGGTCCAATATGGCATAGACCAGCAGCGAGATGCCGTTTGGTCTTTTATTACACCAGCCGTTTCTACGGGATACGAAAGGCGTTTTTTGCCTGATCGAGTAGACAAACCAATTGTCAATCGCCCCTCGCCAGAATGGCCAAATACGGGGGAGTATCAAGATATATTCGGCAATTATTTATACGTCGCAGCAGTGGGCAATCCTATAGACAATACTAAAAGTAAAGACCGGTATCAAGTGGCAGCCAATAGGGCGTCAGGGTTTGGTGTGATAACTTTTGATAACCAAAACAGGACGATTCGCACAGATGCTATTCCTTTTTTGGCCTCTAGGGATCACACAGGGGATTTAAAGCAGTTTGCTGGATGGCCTAAGATCGTCAAACAAGAGGAAAGCTTTGGGATAGGGGCACTGTATAGTTTGCCGATACTCGATGTAAAAGGAGCAAAAGATGCTGTGGTGCTGATCACTAATGAGCAGGGTGAATTGATGATGTCGTATCGAATAAAAGGGCAGACGTTTCAACCGAAAGTTAGAAATGCAGGAATGTATAAAGTCAAAATAGGTGATCCAGATGTGGATGAGTGGGTGACTAAAAAAATCAAAACCTTAAATGGAAATAAGTCTTCATCTGTGAAATTCAAATTATGA
- a CDS encoding arylsulfatase has product MLKYILLISLLAAFGCRKDTRDERAEKPNIIYILADDLGYGDLSCYGQKQFQTPNIDKLAANGMLFTQHYAGSAVCAPSRSVLMTGLHAGHTYVRSNVEYKKGEEGQYPLADEAYTIPEMLQSAGYKTGAFGKWGLGMWDTEGNANKQGIDYFYGYACQRQAHRYYPTHLWENGKKVILEGNDTKQLAQYAPDLIHEKTLDFIRANRSKPFFAYVASVIPHAELLVPKDSIWDQFDGKYPETPWGFDNTSGSPYNGNAYGAPDYDFGGYNPAEQPHASFAAMVTRLDVQVGEIVELLKELDIYDNTLVIFTSDNGPHEAGGGDPDFFKGFGTVRGYKRDLYEGGIRVPMIATWPNTIKKGVRSDYVSAFYDVMPTFAELAGVSAPEGIDGLSFAPVFFGNDPKEKHDYFYWEFPSQGGKQAVRMGDWKAVRLGLMADANAPIELYDLESDPQETQRSSRSVS; this is encoded by the coding sequence ATGCTTAAATATATTTTGTTGATCTCGCTTTTAGCAGCATTTGGTTGTCGAAAGGATACAAGAGATGAGCGTGCTGAAAAACCAAATATCATATACATATTGGCTGACGACTTAGGTTATGGAGATCTGAGTTGCTATGGTCAAAAGCAATTTCAGACGCCTAATATTGATAAGCTCGCTGCTAATGGCATGTTGTTTACGCAGCATTATGCAGGAAGTGCTGTTTGTGCACCTTCACGATCAGTATTGATGACTGGGCTGCATGCGGGGCACACTTATGTGAGATCCAATGTAGAGTATAAAAAAGGAGAAGAAGGCCAGTACCCCTTGGCTGATGAGGCATACACGATCCCCGAAATGCTCCAGTCGGCAGGTTATAAGACGGGTGCATTTGGTAAATGGGGGCTAGGCATGTGGGATACCGAAGGTAACGCCAATAAGCAAGGTATTGATTATTTCTATGGTTATGCCTGTCAGCGACAAGCCCATAGGTATTATCCAACCCACCTATGGGAGAATGGGAAAAAAGTGATACTCGAAGGCAATGATACTAAACAACTTGCCCAGTATGCGCCAGATTTGATACATGAGAAGACACTCGATTTTATTCGAGCGAATCGGTCAAAACCATTTTTTGCTTATGTTGCCTCTGTTATTCCTCATGCCGAACTTTTAGTTCCAAAAGATTCGATTTGGGATCAGTTTGATGGAAAATATCCAGAGACGCCTTGGGGTTTTGACAACACATCGGGCAGTCCATACAATGGTAATGCCTATGGTGCTCCAGATTATGATTTTGGTGGATATAATCCAGCAGAGCAACCACATGCATCGTTTGCAGCTATGGTTACACGGCTTGATGTTCAAGTAGGTGAAATCGTTGAACTGCTCAAGGAGTTGGATATCTATGACAATACGTTGGTCATATTTACCAGTGACAATGGACCGCATGAGGCAGGCGGTGGCGATCCAGACTTCTTCAAAGGATTTGGTACTGTGAGAGGGTATAAACGTGACTTGTACGAAGGAGGCATTCGAGTGCCAATGATTGCCACGTGGCCTAATACGATCAAAAAAGGAGTTCGATCAGATTATGTATCGGCTTTCTATGATGTGATGCCCACTTTTGCCGAGTTGGCAGGTGTATCGGCCCCCGAGGGTATAGATGGGTTGTCATTTGCTCCAGTATTTTTTGGTAATGATCCCAAAGAAAAACATGATTATTTCTATTGGGAATTCCCGTCTCAGGGAGGAAAACAGGCAGTACGTATGGGAGATTGGAAAGCCGTCCGATTGGGACTAATGGCGGATGCGAATGCACCGATAGAACTGTATGATTTAGAGTCAGACCCCCAGGAAACTCAACGATCTAGCAGAAGTGTATCCTAA
- a CDS encoding beta-N-acetylhexosaminidase produces MRGRIVIYCFLIVVSSAHLMAQNVLPTPTSMQVRTGTFIMETAYLVTSNMDLKKKAFYLTDEMEQLTKLTGRFEAKQDTGEISLLVNDFPELGREGYYLDITSQGIIIKANNEAGIFYGITTLLQLAFEYKAFGRIEWPLISITDVPRMRWRSFMFDSGRQYHTMRHLKEYLDHMAMLKMNVFHWHLTEHDGWRIEIKRYPKLTSIGSNVGPWPEQKGYYTQDQIKEVIAYAAERNIEVVPEIDLPGHSNAALHAYPEMACMGERPVRLEKGHSPVIFCGGREATYTFLENVLDEVMALFPSQYIHLGGDEAPKDHWAVCDDCQARTKKEGLKDSHELQLYFSKRLALYLQENGRKAIFWDDVVRDNEGIKMPANTVINWWNYRKHKEKGLVDGVNNGFEVIAGTNYYTYLFFPITPWAGCNENRTFDLKMAYESNPSDIDHSSDLMLGMSASMWGDYNIQQNMNDRFVFPRIYALTEQMWSTAKRLPFNDFYTKVKGKYPYLTYKHIDYGPALKSETPDDYSWQYNEVWGKK; encoded by the coding sequence ATGAGAGGACGTATAGTTATTTACTGTTTTTTGATAGTAGTGTCGAGCGCACACCTAATGGCACAAAATGTATTGCCTACACCTACTAGTATGCAAGTGAGAACGGGTACGTTCATCATGGAGACGGCATATTTAGTGACCAGCAATATGGACTTGAAAAAAAAGGCATTCTACCTGACGGATGAGATGGAGCAGTTGACCAAGCTCACGGGACGGTTTGAAGCAAAGCAGGATACAGGAGAGATCTCTTTGTTGGTCAATGATTTTCCTGAGTTGGGTCGTGAAGGTTATTATCTCGACATCACCTCTCAGGGTATCATTATCAAAGCTAATAACGAAGCTGGGATATTTTATGGAATCACTACACTACTGCAGTTAGCATTCGAATACAAAGCATTTGGTCGAATAGAATGGCCTCTGATCAGTATTACAGATGTACCTAGGATGCGATGGAGGAGTTTTATGTTTGATAGTGGTAGGCAATACCATACGATGCGCCATCTCAAAGAATACCTTGATCATATGGCAATGCTCAAAATGAATGTATTTCATTGGCATTTGACAGAGCATGACGGTTGGAGAATAGAAATAAAGCGTTATCCCAAACTGACTTCCATAGGGTCAAATGTAGGGCCTTGGCCAGAACAAAAAGGGTATTATACCCAAGATCAGATTAAAGAAGTAATAGCTTATGCAGCCGAAAGGAATATAGAGGTAGTTCCAGAAATTGACCTGCCAGGCCATTCCAATGCTGCATTACATGCTTATCCAGAAATGGCCTGCATGGGTGAGCGACCAGTGAGATTAGAAAAAGGACATTCACCAGTTATTTTTTGCGGAGGAAGAGAAGCTACTTATACATTTTTAGAGAACGTGCTAGACGAGGTGATGGCTTTATTTCCTTCTCAATACATTCATTTGGGGGGAGACGAAGCACCAAAAGACCATTGGGCGGTTTGTGATGATTGCCAGGCTAGAACCAAGAAAGAAGGCTTGAAAGATTCACATGAATTGCAATTGTATTTTTCTAAAAGGTTAGCGCTATACCTTCAGGAAAATGGGAGAAAAGCCATTTTCTGGGATGATGTGGTAAGAGACAACGAAGGGATCAAAATGCCAGCAAATACAGTAATCAATTGGTGGAATTATCGAAAACACAAGGAGAAAGGACTTGTCGATGGTGTAAACAATGGCTTTGAAGTTATAGCAGGGACCAATTACTATACTTACCTGTTTTTCCCTATTACGCCATGGGCTGGGTGCAACGAAAACCGTACGTTCGACTTAAAAATGGCTTATGAATCCAACCCATCAGACATCGACCATTCAAGCGACCTAATGCTAGGTATGTCTGCAAGTATGTGGGGCGATTACAATATCCAACAAAACATGAATGACAGATTTGTATTTCCAAGGATCTACGCACTCACCGAACAAATGTGGTCTACCGCCAAACGATTGCCTTTCAATGATTTTTACACTAAAGTGAAAGGAAAATACCCCTACCTGACCTACAAGCATATCGACTATGGCCCAGCATTAAAATCAGAAACACCTGACGACTACTCATGGCAATACAATGAGGTTTGGGGAAAAAAGTAA
- a CDS encoding arylsulfatase: protein MKTNRIIWNQSWVAIVVLSMWSCAKPAEYTTDPIEKPNIIYILADDLGYGDLGCYGQTKIATPNIDQLAADGMLFTQHYSGSTVCAPSRSVLLTGLHTGHTFVRSNREYGDEGQFPLKAEATTIPEVLKTAGYTTGAFGKWGLGFVGTEGDPNKQGFDQFYGYNCQAYAHRYYPTYLWDNSEKVILEGNDWTNKKVYAADLIHNETLDFIRDNKENPFFLYVASVIPHAELVAPNDSILSKYEAQFQEETPWGFNNTSGSPYRGNDYGAEDFEIQGYAPIKNPHATFAAMVTRLDQQVGEIVALVKSLGLEEKTMIVFTSDNGPHKEGGADPDFFNSYGPNRGYKRDLYEGGIRVPMIVSWPSVVDKGSITNHISGFWDILPTAAELAGATPLSEVDGLSLVPLLKGNKKDQKNHEYMYWEFHEQGGKQAVRVGDWKGVRVDVIKSPHAKIELYNLKNDPKELKNLADELPGVVAEISVIMNKARTHNEDFPFISGQEINL, encoded by the coding sequence ATGAAAACAAATAGAATAATATGGAATCAATCATGGGTAGCTATAGTCGTATTATCTATGTGGTCTTGTGCTAAACCAGCAGAATACACCACAGACCCTATAGAAAAGCCAAACATCATCTACATCTTGGCGGATGATCTAGGTTATGGTGATTTGGGCTGCTATGGACAAACCAAAATAGCTACGCCCAACATAGATCAACTAGCTGCCGATGGTATGTTGTTTACTCAGCATTATTCGGGCAGTACAGTTTGTGCTCCTTCGCGTTCTGTTTTGCTCACAGGATTACATACAGGCCACACATTTGTCAGGAGCAATCGTGAATATGGAGACGAAGGTCAATTCCCATTGAAAGCCGAAGCTACCACGATTCCAGAAGTGTTGAAAACCGCAGGCTACACCACAGGTGCTTTTGGGAAATGGGGCTTGGGTTTTGTGGGTACTGAAGGAGATCCAAACAAGCAAGGGTTTGATCAGTTTTATGGTTACAACTGTCAGGCCTATGCTCATCGGTATTACCCAACCTATCTGTGGGATAACAGTGAAAAAGTAATACTTGAAGGCAATGATTGGACCAATAAGAAGGTCTATGCAGCTGACCTGATTCATAATGAAACCTTAGATTTTATACGTGATAATAAAGAGAATCCATTTTTCTTATATGTGGCCTCTGTCATTCCTCATGCAGAGTTGGTAGCACCAAACGATTCTATATTAAGTAAATATGAGGCTCAATTTCAAGAGGAAACACCTTGGGGTTTTAATAATACGAGCGGAAGCCCATATAGAGGGAACGACTACGGTGCTGAAGATTTTGAAATTCAAGGTTATGCTCCAATAAAAAATCCTCACGCCACATTTGCGGCCATGGTTACTCGGTTGGATCAGCAGGTAGGAGAGATAGTGGCTCTGGTCAAATCACTTGGGTTAGAAGAAAAAACCATGATCGTATTTACCAGTGACAATGGACCGCATAAAGAAGGTGGGGCAGATCCAGATTTTTTCAATAGTTATGGTCCCAATAGAGGCTATAAACGAGATTTATATGAAGGGGGAATTCGTGTGCCAATGATTGTCAGCTGGCCTAGTGTGGTTGACAAAGGCTCTATTACAAATCATATTTCTGGTTTTTGGGATATTTTACCTACTGCTGCCGAACTGGCAGGTGCAACTCCCTTGTCCGAAGTCGATGGGCTATCGCTGGTGCCGTTATTAAAAGGAAATAAAAAGGACCAGAAAAATCACGAATACATGTATTGGGAATTTCATGAACAAGGAGGAAAACAGGCCGTGAGAGTAGGAGACTGGAAAGGCGTGCGTGTAGATGTCATCAAAAGCCCTCATGCGAAGATTGAATTATATAATCTTAAAAACGATCCCAAAGAATTGAAAAATTTGGCGGACGAATTGCCTGGAGTCGTAGCTGAAATAAGTGTTATCATGAATAAAGCAAGAACTCATAATGAAGACTTTCCATTCATCAGCGGACAAGAAATAAACTTATAA
- a CDS encoding sulfatase family protein, which yields MKVKIIIGLWVWIGIACQQKEVQPPNILFAIADDASWAHMGAYGCDWVKTPGFDRVAKEGLLFMNAYTPNAKCAPSRACILTARNTWQLEEACNHSPAFPKQFASYMEVLGKHGYNTGFTGKGWGPGDAGEIDGKPRLLTGPVFKSKTTKPPTSMMSGTDYAENFDDFLQATSSEKPWCFWYGGHEPHRKYEYGSSISKGGKKLEDIDKVPDFWPDTDSVRTDMLDYAYEIEYFDQHLVKMIDRLDSLGQLDNTIIVVTADNGMPFPRIKGQEYEYSNHLPLAIMWPNGIKKPGRKVEDLVSFIDLAPTFLEAAGVAWSTSGMSESPGKSLITIFSQSVNEVFRDFVVFGKERHDVGRPQDQGYPIRGITKDGYLFVKNYEPNRWPVGNPETGYLNTDGGATKTFILNMRRNRVDSGYWQMNFGKRPVEELYNIKKDPFCMDNLTDNGDYVHVKHALKEHLFATLREEGDPRVFGQSDYFEKMPYNGAVQGMYERFMSGEKINTGWVNDSDYETEMILDEQLERAK from the coding sequence ATGAAAGTAAAAATAATAATAGGTCTTTGGGTATGGATTGGAATAGCATGTCAGCAAAAAGAAGTACAGCCACCCAATATTTTATTTGCCATAGCAGATGATGCCTCATGGGCACATATGGGAGCGTATGGGTGCGATTGGGTGAAAACACCAGGGTTTGATAGAGTAGCCAAAGAAGGGCTTCTTTTTATGAATGCCTATACGCCCAATGCAAAATGTGCTCCCTCACGTGCTTGTATTTTGACTGCGAGGAATACCTGGCAACTCGAAGAGGCGTGTAATCATTCGCCTGCTTTTCCTAAACAGTTTGCTTCATATATGGAGGTGCTTGGCAAGCATGGTTACAATACAGGTTTTACAGGAAAGGGATGGGGCCCTGGCGATGCAGGTGAAATAGATGGTAAACCGAGGCTCTTGACAGGCCCAGTTTTTAAAAGCAAAACCACAAAGCCTCCGACAAGCATGATGTCAGGTACAGATTATGCGGAAAACTTTGATGACTTTTTGCAAGCTACATCAAGTGAGAAACCTTGGTGCTTTTGGTACGGAGGGCACGAGCCACACCGCAAATATGAGTATGGCTCAAGTATATCAAAGGGAGGAAAAAAATTAGAAGACATTGATAAAGTACCAGATTTTTGGCCTGACACAGATTCTGTAAGAACAGACATGTTGGATTATGCCTACGAAATCGAATATTTTGATCAACATTTAGTGAAAATGATCGATCGTCTTGATTCTTTGGGGCAATTGGACAATACCATTATAGTAGTCACGGCAGATAACGGAATGCCGTTCCCTAGAATCAAAGGACAAGAGTATGAGTACTCAAACCATTTGCCACTAGCAATCATGTGGCCAAATGGCATCAAAAAACCAGGCCGAAAAGTAGAAGATTTAGTGAGTTTCATTGACTTGGCACCCACGTTTCTAGAAGCCGCAGGTGTAGCATGGTCTACATCAGGTATGTCCGAATCACCAGGTAAAAGTTTGATAACGATATTTAGTCAATCAGTCAATGAAGTGTTTAGAGACTTTGTGGTTTTTGGAAAAGAACGACACGATGTAGGCCGACCGCAGGATCAGGGTTATCCAATTAGGGGCATTACCAAAGATGGCTATCTGTTTGTTAAGAATTATGAGCCCAACAGATGGCCTGTAGGCAATCCAGAGACAGGTTATCTCAATACAGATGGAGGAGCTACCAAAACATTTATACTAAACATGAGAAGAAATAGGGTGGACTCGGGGTATTGGCAAATGAATTTTGGCAAGCGACCAGTTGAAGAACTCTATAACATCAAAAAGGATCCTTTTTGTATGGATAATTTGACAGACAATGGGGATTATGTCCATGTAAAACATGCATTAAAAGAACACTTGTTTGCCACGCTGCGTGAGGAAGGAGACCCTCGTGTATTTGGCCAATCAGACTATTTCGAAAAAATGCCCTATAACGGAGCAGTACAAGGAATGTATGAGCGTTTTATGTCTGGGGAAAAAATCAATACGGGATGGGTCAATGATTCGGACTATGAAACGGAAATGATTTTGGACGAACAATTAGAAAGAGCCAAATGA